CACGAACGACTCGACGCGGTAGGAGTTGGCCGAGGCGAGGAGGATGAGGCGGAGGTTAGTATCAGGCATAAATGTCAGCCACGAATTTCGCGGATTACACCGATTATGCCCTGATTTACGAAATCCGTGAAATCGGCGCAATCGGTGGTTGCTACAGAACTAAAAACAAACAGACCCTTCCTGATAACGAAGGGTCTGCTAATGTCGCGAAGTTGAAAATTACCGCTTGGTATACGTCGGGGCCTTGCGGGCGCGCTTGAGGCCGGGCTTCTTGCGTTCCTTCTCGCGGCTGTCGCGAGTCAGGTAGCCGTTCTTGCGAAGCGGCTTGCGCAAATCCGGGTTCATGGTCAGTAGGGCGCGAGCCACGCCCTGGCGGGCGGCCTCGCTCTGGCCGGTGATGCCGCCGCCTTCGACCTTGATGGTGATGTTGAACTTGCCATCCTGGCCCACTGCCTTGAGCGGGGCGGTCACCGCCTCCAGATCGCCGTAGCGCGAGAAATACTCTTTGCCTGG
This Chloroflexota bacterium DNA region includes the following protein-coding sequences:
- the rpsI gene encoding 30S ribosomal protein S9, encoding MGDNYFQGVGRRKTSTARVRIFPGGDGAVTVNEKPGKEYFSRYGDLEAVTAPLKAVGQDGKFNITIKVEGGGITGQSEAARQGVARALLTMNPDLRKPLRKNGYLTRDSREKERKKPGLKRARKAPTYTKR